Proteins encoded in a region of the Desulfonauticus submarinus genome:
- the hysA gene encoding NiFeSe hydrogenase large subunit HysA, whose protein sequence is MAGCKPKQAPAAAVAPGKKIKVAVDPVTRIEGHLKVEVEVKDGKVVDAHCFGGMFRGFENILVGRDPRDASQLTQRICGVCPTAHATASVRALDDAFNVKLTTNGRIARNLILGANYLQSHILHFYHLAALDYVKGPDVAPFIPRYSNPDLRLDPKTNQVGVDQYLKALEIRRICHEMVALLGGKMPHVQGMVVGGTTEIPTADKIVGYLWRFKKVKEFIENEYLPLIYQLAGAYPDLLETGKGWKNVISYGVFPLNDEETEFLLKPGVFTDGKDYSLDTKKIKEYVRYSWFDDADTGLHPSQGRTNPKPGKKGAYSFIKAPRYNNKPHEAGPLARMWVTNPELSPVAQKAGFKRMRDLGEKAFSILGRHVARAEEAYRVAKAIEKWLTEIKPGAETYVKAPVPKEGEGLGLTEAPRGSLLHYVKIKDSVIENYQVVAATIWNASPRDDMGQRGPIEQALIGVPVPDPKNPVNVGRLIRSFDPULGCAVHVVHAETGEEHVVNVE, encoded by the coding sequence ATGGCTGGATGTAAACCAAAACAAGCACCTGCAGCCGCTGTGGCTCCAGGTAAAAAAATAAAGGTGGCTGTTGATCCTGTCACCAGGATCGAGGGGCACTTGAAGGTAGAGGTAGAAGTAAAAGATGGCAAAGTAGTAGATGCCCATTGTTTTGGGGGCATGTTTCGTGGTTTTGAGAACATTTTGGTTGGTCGTGATCCTAGAGATGCTTCTCAGTTAACCCAAAGAATTTGTGGTGTATGTCCTACTGCTCATGCAACTGCTTCTGTTAGAGCTTTAGACGATGCGTTTAATGTAAAGTTGACCACTAATGGTAGAATTGCCCGTAATTTGATTTTAGGTGCCAACTATTTACAATCTCATATTTTACACTTTTATCATTTAGCAGCTTTAGATTATGTAAAAGGGCCTGATGTTGCTCCATTTATTCCTAGATATAGTAATCCTGATTTACGTCTTGATCCCAAGACTAATCAGGTTGGAGTTGATCAGTATTTAAAAGCTCTTGAGATTAGAAGAATTTGCCATGAAATGGTAGCCTTGCTTGGAGGTAAAATGCCTCATGTGCAAGGTATGGTTGTTGGTGGAACAACAGAAATTCCAACAGCAGATAAGATAGTTGGTTATTTGTGGCGGTTTAAAAAAGTTAAAGAATTTATTGAAAACGAATACTTGCCTTTAATTTATCAGTTGGCAGGAGCTTATCCTGACTTATTAGAAACAGGTAAGGGCTGGAAAAATGTAATTTCTTACGGTGTATTTCCTCTTAATGATGAAGAGACAGAGTTCTTACTTAAGCCAGGCGTATTTACTGATGGTAAAGATTATAGCCTGGATACTAAGAAGATTAAAGAATATGTTCGCTATTCTTGGTTTGATGATGCAGATACTGGACTTCATCCAAGTCAAGGTAGGACTAATCCAAAACCAGGGAAAAAAGGTGCTTACTCTTTTATTAAAGCTCCTCGTTATAATAATAAGCCCCATGAGGCAGGTCCTCTTGCTAGAATGTGGGTTACCAATCCAGAACTTAGTCCAGTAGCACAAAAAGCTGGATTTAAGAGAATGAGAGATTTGGGAGAAAAAGCATTTTCAATCTTGGGACGTCATGTGGCCAGGGCAGAAGAGGCCTATCGTGTAGCAAAGGCCATTGAAAAATGGCTTACTGAAATAAAGCCTGGAGCAGAGACTTATGTTAAGGCCCCTGTTCCAAAAGAAGGAGAAGGCTTAGGTCTTACCGAAGCTCCTCGTGGTAGCTTGTTGCATTATGTAAAAATTAAAGATTCTGTTATTGAAAATTATCAGGTCGTTGCTGCTACTATTTGGAATGCATCTCCTAGAGATGATATGGGACAAAGAGGTCCTATTGAACAGGCTTTAATTGGTGTGCCTGTACCTGATCCTAAGAATCCAGTAAATGTAGGACGTCTTATTCGTTCTTTTGACCCGTGACTAGGCTGTGCCGTGCACGTTGTGCACGCAGAAACTGGCGAAGAACATGTTGTTAATGTTGAATAA
- the hysD gene encoding NiFeSe hydrogenase maturation protease, translating into MQKRLLVLGIGNILLKDEGVGVFAVKELLKESWPSNVDIIDGGTFTQDLFHLFEQYDHILVLDCVKGGKAPGTIYKLGRDDLLYNEKQSISLHDIDLLDSLQMVELMGKKPSLTVLGVEPYELCWHLGLSPELESVFPKFLEVVRTEINTILKEWT; encoded by the coding sequence ATGCAAAAGCGACTTTTGGTGTTGGGAATAGGAAATATTCTTTTAAAGGATGAAGGAGTTGGAGTATTTGCTGTTAAAGAACTGTTAAAGGAATCTTGGCCCAGCAATGTGGATATTATTGATGGGGGAACTTTTACCCAAGATTTATTTCATCTCTTTGAACAATATGATCACATCTTGGTTTTAGATTGTGTCAAAGGAGGAAAAGCTCCAGGAACTATTTATAAGTTAGGAAGAGATGACCTACTTTATAATGAAAAACAGTCTATTTCTTTGCATGATATAGACTTGCTTGATTCTCTTCAAATGGTAGAGTTAATGGGTAAAAAACCTAGTTTAACTGTTTTAGGAGTAGAACCTTACGAACTCTGTTGGCATTTGGGTTTGAGTCCAGAGTTAGAATCTGTGTTCCCAAAATTTTTAGAAGTTGTAAGAACAGAAATTAATACTATTTTAAAGGAGTGGACATAA
- a CDS encoding glycine cleavage system protein R, whose translation MKAVLSVLGQDRPGIVAKISSLLAALECNIEDISQTILQGEFAAIFIFSLQDIKWDNIVNILKKELSQDGLTVKIKELAKPCFWTNKKTEQFIITAIGSDRVGQIAKLTQIIADFNCNIFNLKASYKSDTYPDKIVMFYEIEIPENISLKKLKESLIEAGKSLGLEIILQHKNIFENIHRI comes from the coding sequence GTGAAGGCCGTTCTTTCTGTTTTAGGACAAGATAGACCAGGAATTGTAGCAAAAATATCTTCTTTATTGGCAGCCCTTGAATGTAATATCGAAGATATTAGCCAGACTATTTTACAAGGTGAATTTGCAGCTATTTTTATTTTTTCTTTACAAGATATAAAATGGGATAACATTGTAAATATTCTTAAAAAAGAACTTAGCCAAGATGGGCTTACTGTTAAAATTAAAGAGTTAGCAAAACCTTGTTTTTGGACAAATAAAAAAACAGAGCAATTTATTATTACTGCAATAGGTTCGGATAGAGTCGGACAAATTGCTAAATTAACGCAAATAATAGCAGATTTTAATTGTAATATTTTTAATTTGAAAGCTAGTTATAAAAGCGATACCTATCCTGATAAAATAGTGATGTTTTATGAAATAGAAATTCCTGAAAATATCAGTTTAAAAAAACTAAAAGAAAGTCTGATAGAAGCAGGAAAATCATTAGGTTTGGAAATAATTTTACAGCATAAAAATATTTTTGAAAATATTCATCGTATTTAG
- a CDS encoding insulinase family protein has product MNKCGFQLVGQKKLDDIGVMANLYRHQKTGARVLSLHTEDKNKVFGITFRTPPQNSTGVAHILEHSVLCGSKKYPLKEPFVELLKSSLQTFLNAMTYPDKTCYPVASTNEKDFYNLIDVYLDAVFYPLLHPYTFYQEGWHYELENPEGELSIKGVVYNEMKGAYSSPDSVLFELSQQSLFPNHVYGFDSGGHPKEIVKLTYEEFLSFHKNYYHPANSWIYFYGNDPEEKRLQCIAKYLDKFSSLKINSNIPLQPNLNLNFKVIKQFYSASSSDDKSMFTLNWLFANDFSPEEKIALFVLEEFLIGLPGSPLRKKLIESGLGEDLAGVGLESELRQAYFSIGLKGIKEEDISKAEEIILSTLKDLSYSIDKNLLEAALNSVEFKFRENNTGAYPQGLSIMLKSLTFWLYDKDPLALFEYDKIFQNIRKKLKEDYFEKLINALFFQNSHTTKVILIPKLGLFEQQNLEEKEELRKLKNNFTKEKILEIVNLTKALQSFQQRQDDPQDLAKIPTLKLKDLDSNVEKIPCVLKQLNCTSCFTHHLNTGKIVYLDLGFNLQGLRDRELILAGMLGKLLLEMGTKKRDYVDLNTDISRYTGGIYPLVLVDKHINGKPLAYFWLRTKVLESNLDKLRDILTEILTEYDFGSSKRLEEILREQKSGFEQSFIPSGHSFVLRRLKSCFNLSGVIEEYLNGIEHYFGIKHILTELKNCPEKILEDLKKIAQKVICTNRLAVNLTVETQYEARAFDIVKQITKDLNVGNITKWPNFSLLENNQGLQVSAQVNYVGKGYKLDTEFLGSSLVISRLLRTGYLWEKVRVIGGAYGAFCVMDIFQGEVYFCSYRDPNHIATLNIFDNVSQELKSLVLTNSELEKLIIATIGELEKHKLPDAKGFESMLWELKGLDIKRRQKIKDQIFNTSLKDIKSFAQKFDFLKNQKIVVLGGENTLLKLKEASFIEEIIKLN; this is encoded by the coding sequence ATGAATAAATGTGGATTTCAATTGGTTGGGCAAAAAAAACTAGATGATATTGGAGTTATGGCTAATTTGTATAGGCATCAAAAAACAGGAGCTAGGGTTTTATCTTTACATACAGAAGATAAAAATAAAGTGTTTGGGATTACTTTTCGCACTCCACCACAAAATAGTACAGGTGTTGCTCATATATTAGAGCATTCAGTATTGTGTGGTTCAAAGAAATATCCATTAAAAGAGCCTTTTGTTGAACTTTTAAAAAGTTCTTTACAAACTTTTTTAAATGCAATGACTTATCCTGACAAGACTTGTTATCCTGTTGCTAGTACTAATGAAAAGGATTTTTATAATCTTATTGATGTATATTTAGATGCAGTCTTTTACCCTCTTTTGCATCCTTATACTTTTTATCAAGAAGGCTGGCATTATGAATTAGAAAATCCTGAAGGAGAACTTTCTATAAAAGGTGTTGTGTATAATGAAATGAAGGGTGCTTATTCTTCTCCTGACAGTGTTTTATTTGAATTATCTCAGCAAAGTTTATTTCCGAATCATGTATATGGCTTTGATTCAGGCGGACATCCAAAGGAAATTGTAAAATTAACCTATGAAGAATTTTTGTCTTTTCATAAGAATTACTATCATCCTGCTAATAGTTGGATTTATTTTTATGGAAATGATCCAGAAGAAAAGAGATTACAATGTATAGCCAAATATCTTGATAAATTTAGTTCGTTAAAAATTAATTCTAATATTCCTTTACAGCCTAATTTAAATTTGAACTTTAAAGTTATAAAACAATTTTATAGCGCATCATCTTCTGATGATAAGAGCATGTTTACTTTAAACTGGTTGTTTGCAAATGATTTTAGTCCAGAAGAAAAGATTGCTCTTTTTGTTTTAGAGGAATTTCTAATAGGTCTACCAGGGTCGCCTCTTAGAAAAAAATTGATTGAGTCAGGTTTAGGAGAAGATTTGGCAGGGGTTGGTCTTGAGAGTGAACTGCGACAAGCCTATTTTTCTATTGGTTTAAAAGGTATTAAAGAAGAAGATATTTCTAAAGCAGAAGAGATTATTTTATCAACTTTAAAAGATTTAAGCTATTCGATAGATAAAAATCTTTTGGAAGCAGCATTAAATTCTGTGGAGTTTAAATTCAGGGAAAACAATACAGGAGCTTATCCTCAAGGTCTTTCTATTATGTTAAAAAGCCTTACTTTTTGGCTTTATGATAAAGATCCTTTGGCTTTATTTGAGTATGATAAAATATTTCAAAATATTCGTAAAAAACTAAAAGAAGATTATTTTGAGAAATTAATAAATGCACTTTTTTTCCAAAATAGCCATACTACTAAAGTGATTTTAATCCCAAAATTAGGTCTTTTTGAACAACAGAATTTAGAGGAAAAAGAGGAGTTAAGAAAGTTAAAAAATAATTTTACAAAGGAGAAAATTTTAGAAATTGTAAATCTTACTAAGGCATTGCAGTCGTTTCAACAAAGACAAGATGATCCTCAAGATTTGGCTAAAATCCCTACTCTTAAACTTAAGGATTTGGATTCAAATGTAGAAAAGATTCCTTGTGTTTTAAAACAGTTAAATTGCACATCTTGTTTTACTCATCATTTAAATACAGGAAAAATTGTTTATCTAGATTTAGGATTTAATTTACAAGGTCTTAGAGATCGAGAGCTTATATTAGCAGGTATGCTAGGTAAGTTATTGTTAGAAATGGGAACTAAAAAGAGAGATTATGTGGATTTAAATACAGATATTTCTCGTTATACAGGAGGTATTTATCCGCTAGTGTTAGTGGATAAACACATTAATGGTAAACCTTTAGCATATTTTTGGCTGCGGACAAAGGTCTTAGAATCAAATTTAGATAAATTAAGAGACATTTTAACAGAGATTTTAACTGAATATGATTTTGGCTCATCTAAAAGATTAGAAGAAATTTTGCGTGAACAAAAATCTGGTTTTGAGCAAAGCTTTATTCCTTCAGGGCATAGTTTTGTTTTAAGACGTCTTAAAAGTTGTTTTAATTTGAGTGGTGTGATTGAAGAATACTTAAATGGGATAGAACATTATTTTGGAATAAAACATATTTTAACAGAGTTGAAAAATTGTCCTGAAAAAATCTTAGAAGATTTAAAAAAAATAGCTCAAAAAGTTATTTGTACTAATAGATTAGCTGTAAATTTAACTGTAGAAACACAATATGAAGCGCGTGCTTTTGATATAGTTAAACAAATAACCAAAGATTTAAATGTAGGGAATATAACTAAATGGCCTAATTTTAGTTTATTGGAGAATAATCAAGGACTTCAAGTTTCAGCTCAAGTAAATTATGTAGGAAAAGGATATAAACTTGACACAGAATTTTTAGGGAGTTCTTTGGTTATCTCTAGATTGTTGCGTACAGGTTATTTATGGGAAAAGGTAAGGGTTATTGGCGGAGCATATGGAGCTTTTTGTGTTATGGATATTTTTCAGGGTGAGGTATATTTTTGTTCATATAGGGATCCAAACCATATTGCTACTTTAAATATATTTGATAATGTTTCTCAGGAATTAAAATCTCTTGTTTTAACTAATAGTGAATTAGAAAAGCTTATCATTGCTACCATAGGAGAACTGGAAAAACATAAACTACCTGACGCTAAAGGCTTTGAATCTATGCTCTGGGAACTCAAAGGATTGGATATAAAAAGGCGCCAGAAGATAAAAGATCAGATTTTTAATACTTCTTTAAAAGATATTAAGTCCTTTGCTCAAAAATTTGATTTTTTAAAAAATCAGAAAATTGTAGTTTTAGGAGGAGAAAATACCTTGCTTAAATTAAAAGAAGCTTCTTTTATAGAAGAAATTATAAAACTAAATTAG
- the hysB gene encoding NiFeSe hydrogenase small subunit, producing the protein MSLKRRDFVKLCAGTVAGLGISQVFNPSLVMALEKAAKKTPVIWIQGQGCTGCSVSLLNTVHPSIKEVLLKIISLEYHPTVMAAEGELALEHMYEIANKYKGKFFLVVEGAIPKAADGKYCIVGEMGGKEITMLELTEELGKKAAATVAVGACACFSAGIPGAEGNLTEASSVKTIFDEAGIKTPVINIPGCPPHPDWMVGTIAHVLLYGIPELDDNARPKLFYGLNIHENCPYRSYYESGTMAPVFTKKEGCRYDLGCKGPVANADCWKRHWNNGVNWCIENALCIGCVEPGFPDDMSPFYESM; encoded by the coding sequence ATGAGTTTAAAAAGGCGTGACTTTGTTAAGCTCTGTGCTGGTACAGTGGCTGGCCTTGGAATCTCTCAGGTGTTTAACCCAAGTTTGGTAATGGCTTTGGAAAAGGCAGCCAAGAAAACACCTGTGATTTGGATTCAAGGTCAGGGCTGTACAGGATGTTCTGTGTCTCTTCTTAATACTGTTCATCCCAGTATTAAAGAAGTTTTGTTAAAGATCATTAGCTTGGAATACCATCCAACTGTGATGGCAGCTGAGGGTGAATTGGCTTTAGAGCATATGTATGAAATTGCCAATAAATACAAGGGCAAATTTTTCTTAGTAGTAGAGGGAGCTATTCCTAAAGCTGCTGATGGAAAGTATTGTATTGTAGGTGAGATGGGTGGTAAAGAGATTACTATGTTAGAGCTTACTGAAGAACTAGGTAAGAAGGCTGCTGCTACTGTTGCAGTGGGAGCTTGTGCTTGTTTTAGTGCAGGTATTCCTGGTGCAGAGGGCAATCTTACTGAGGCTTCTTCAGTAAAGACTATTTTTGATGAGGCAGGCATTAAAACTCCTGTAATTAATATTCCTGGCTGTCCTCCCCATCCTGATTGGATGGTAGGTACTATTGCTCATGTTTTACTCTATGGTATTCCTGAGTTAGATGACAATGCTCGTCCTAAATTGTTTTATGGTCTTAATATTCACGAAAATTGTCCTTATCGAAGTTATTATGAAAGTGGGACAATGGCTCCGGTGTTTACTAAAAAAGAGGGCTGTCGTTATGATTTAGGATGTAAAGGACCTGTTGCTAATGCTGATTGTTGGAAGCGTCATTGGAACAATGGTGTAAACTGGTGTATTGAAAATGCTCTCTGTATCGGTTGTGTAGAACCAGGATTTCCTGATGATATGTCCCCATTTTATGAATCCATGTAA
- a CDS encoding M23 family metallopeptidase: protein MFNIKKTLFFIIAIFLISSGALFYFTYFEGEPPSIVLQPSIKYINPTTQFNLQVSDKKQGLKSVNIFIKQNKNEIPLLHKKFNKLNYSEIKFKLPTTKLRPGKFILFIEAQDSSLKNFGQGNIALIKKEFIYDPVPPQLSLLSRTHYLNQGGSGLIVFKANEPIKNAGVKLNNYFFPAYYNKKQNRYYCLFAWPYNLNKNHTPVLLAEDIAGNIAKVEFYYHLNPKKFPHDKINISNNFLSKKIPYFQHYFPEIKDNLQLFLKVNRILRQANREELKKIGLNTSTYALFKGKFKRLPNAARKASFGEIRDYFYQGKKIDRQTHLGLDLASIARAKVPASNTGKVVFADEMGIYGKVVILDHGLGLQTLYAHLSEIKVNVGQIVKKGSIIGRTGATGLAGGDHLHFAVLVSGIPVNPVEWLDLHWLKNNIYDRLP, encoded by the coding sequence ATGTTTAATATTAAAAAAACTCTTTTTTTTATCATAGCTATATTCTTAATTTCTAGTGGAGCATTGTTTTACTTTACCTATTTTGAAGGAGAACCCCCCTCTATTGTTCTTCAACCGAGTATAAAATATATAAATCCAACAACCCAGTTTAATCTACAAGTCTCAGACAAAAAACAAGGTTTAAAATCTGTAAATATTTTTATAAAACAAAATAAAAACGAAATTCCTTTACTCCACAAAAAGTTCAATAAACTTAATTACTCGGAAATAAAATTTAAGCTACCTACAACAAAGTTACGTCCAGGGAAATTTATTCTATTTATAGAAGCCCAAGATTCCTCTTTGAAAAATTTTGGTCAGGGAAATATTGCTCTTATAAAAAAAGAATTTATTTATGATCCTGTTCCCCCACAATTATCTCTTCTTTCAAGAACACACTATCTAAACCAAGGCGGAAGTGGTCTTATAGTTTTTAAAGCAAATGAGCCAATAAAAAATGCAGGTGTAAAATTAAATAATTATTTCTTCCCAGCTTATTACAACAAAAAGCAAAATAGATATTATTGTCTTTTTGCCTGGCCTTACAACTTAAATAAAAATCACACCCCAGTTTTATTGGCAGAGGACATTGCAGGAAATATTGCAAAAGTAGAATTCTATTATCATTTAAATCCTAAAAAATTTCCCCATGATAAGATTAATATTTCTAACAATTTTTTAAGTAAAAAGATACCTTATTTTCAGCACTACTTCCCTGAAATAAAAGACAACTTGCAGCTATTTTTAAAAGTAAACCGAATCTTACGCCAAGCTAACCGAGAAGAACTAAAAAAAATTGGTTTAAACACTTCTACTTATGCTCTCTTTAAAGGTAAGTTTAAAAGATTGCCAAATGCAGCAAGAAAAGCTTCTTTTGGAGAAATAAGAGATTATTTTTATCAAGGGAAAAAAATTGATCGTCAAACTCATTTAGGGCTTGATTTAGCTTCTATTGCAAGAGCCAAGGTTCCTGCCTCTAATACGGGGAAAGTAGTATTTGCTGATGAAATGGGAATCTATGGAAAAGTAGTGATTTTGGATCATGGGCTTGGTCTTCAAACCTTGTATGCTCATCTAAGTGAAATCAAAGTAAATGTAGGCCAAATAGTAAAAAAAGGAAGTATTATCGGTCGTACAGGAGCCACGGGGCTTGCTGGAGGAGATCACCTCCACTTTGCAGTTTTAGTTTCTGGAATACCTGTAAACCCTGTGGAATGGTTGGATCTACATTGGCTAAAAAATAATATCTATGACCGTCTCCCTTAG